A region of the Azospirillum sp. B510 genome:
TCGAGGCGATCCTGATCAACCTGCTGGGGGAGGAGCTGGGGGCGAGCCGGGTGCGCTACGACGCGCCGCTGCCCGATCCGACGATCGCCACCGCCATCGCCCAAGCTGTCGGTCTGCTGGCGCATCTGTCGCCGGCGGCGCGGTCGCGCGTGGTCGGGCTGGGCGTCGCCATGCCGGATGAAATCCATGCCTGGTCGGCGGAGCTGGGGCTGGCGCCCGGCGCGCTGGACGGCTGGCGCGATGCCGACATCGCCGGTGCCTTCGCGCGCGAGACCGGGTTGCCGGTGACGCTCTATAACGACGCGGCGGCGGCCTGCGCGGCGGAGATGATCGCCGGCCATGCCATCACCAGCCGCAGCGCCCTTTACATCTATCTCGGCACCTTCATCGGCGGCGGCGTGGTGCTGGACGGCCGGCTGTACCGGGGGGAGCAGGGCAACGCCGGCGCCATCGGCTCGATGCCGACGGGGCCCACCGGGCAGAATGGTCGCGGCGAGCGGCCGGGACAGCTGATCCACAGCGCCTCCATCTTCCTGCTGGAGCGTGACCTGGAGGCCGCCGGCATCGACCCGTCGGCGGCGCTGTCGGCCGCCTTGCCCGACGGCAGCGGGGAGCGGGCGGACGCCGTCTTCGACGCCTGGGCCGAGACCGCCTGCGCCGAGCTGTCGCGCGCCGTCGTCTCCGCCCTCGGCGTGATCGATTTCCAGGAGGTGGTGGTCGACGGCTTCCTGCCGCCGTCCTGGCGCGACCGCTTCACGCAAAGACTGTCGGCGGCGGTGGAACGCTTCAACCGGTCGGGTCTGAAGGCCGCCCCGGTGATGGCGGGGTCCATCGGCCCGTTGGCCCGTGTGCTGGGGGCGGCGATGCTGCCGCTGAAGGCGCGCTTCTCGCCCGACACCGACCTGCTGGTCCGGTCCGGCATGGCGCGGGATTTCGCCTGACGGTTCGGATCAGGATCGGTTCGGATCAGGATCGGCTCAGATCACGATGCCGGCCAGGGCGGGGCTCTGGTCGAGCGCGTCGGCCAGGATGTCCAGCATGCGGCGGCAGTCGGCGCGGCCGACCGGGGCGCCCAGGCAGATGCGCAGGGATTCCGGTGCCGGGCCGCCGGTCAGGAACATGTCGCTGACGGCGGCGGCGATGCCGTGGCCGCGCAGGAATGCCGCGAATTCTCCGCGGGTCCAGCCCGGCGGCAGGGTGAGCCACAGGTGGAAGGCTTGTCCGTGCGTGGTCAGCGCCGCTGCGGGCAGAAGCTCCCGCGCCATGCGTTGGCGGGCCGACGCCTCCGCGCGGATGGCGGTCAACAGGGCGTCGGCGGTGCCGTCGGCGATCCATCGGGTGGCGACGGCCGCGGGAATCGGCGGCGTGCCGAGGATCGTCGCCCGCTGGGCGGCGACCAGCCGCGTCGCCTGCCGCCTGTCCGGCGCCGCGACATAGGCGATGCGCAGGCCCGGTGCCACGCATTTGGCGAGGCCGACGACATGAAAGGTCATATCGGGCGCCAACGCGGCGATGGGCGGCGGCGCGTCCTGGGGCAGGACGCCATAGATGTCGTCCTCGATGATCGGCAGGGCGTGGCTGCGGGCGATGGCGGCGATGGCGGCGCGGCGCTCCAGCGGCAGGGTCGCCGTCGTCGGGTTGTGCAGGGTGGGGGTGCAGTAGAGCAGCTTCGGCGCGTGGGCCGCGACCGTGGCGCTCAAGGCGTCGGGGTCGAGCCCCTCGCAATCCATCGCCACCCCGACCACCCGCAGGCCGAGCTGGCGGGCGATGGCCTTGAAGCCGGGATAGGTCAGCGCCTCGGTGCAGACGGTGTCGCCGGGGCGGGTGAGCATGCCCAGCAGGGCCAGAAGGGCGCTCTGGGTGCCGGGGCAGACGACGATCCTGCCGGTATCGCCCGTGCCGGCATCGCCCCTGCCGGCATCGCCAAGGTCGGGCAGGCGTTTGCCGAGCCAGCGTGCGCCGGCCGCGCGGTCCTCCTCCCCGGCGGGCAGGCCGGCGCCGGCCTCCGGGTAGCGCAGCAGCGTTTGCGGGTCGAGCCGCCGCATCGCCTCGGCCAATCCCCGCCGCACGCGGTCCAGCAGCTCCGGCGCGTCCGGCAGGGGCGGCTGGTTCATCGTCATGTCGATGAGCATGGCAGTGGAGACGGCAGCGGGGGCGGTCGGGGAGAGGGCCGGGGGGACCGGGCCGCCGTCCGGTGGCGCCCCCCGTGCCGGACCGGCTTGCGCGCTGACGAAGCTGCCATGGCCGACCCGGGCGTCGAGCAGGCCACGGCGCCGGGCCTCGCCGTAGGCGCGGCTGACCGTGGTCAGGTCCAACCCCAGCCGGTCGGCCAGCAGGCGTTGCGGCGGCAGGCGCTGTCCGGCCGCCAGCCGGCCGATGGCGATGTCGTCGGCGAGGGCGTCGGCGATGGCGAGATAGACCGGTTTCGCCCGGCCGCTCAGATCCGGCTGCCAGAGGCCGCTGTCCGACGGCTCCGGCTGTCGGGATTGGTCCTCCGGACCGGATTGTATGGATCCCATGGTCATTCCCTTGCCCGCGCGCCGCGCCGCCGCCGGCATCATATGCGCGTTCGCCGGCCGGTGCCGCAAGCGTCCAGCACGGCCATGCCCGGCGGCGTCACGGGGCGAGGAAGACGCTGTCATGCCGGGCCGGCTGGCCGGCTCCGGCGTCGGGGGCCAGCATGACGACCACCGGGGTGGAGGAGGCCGGCAGAGCCGTCCGCGGGACGCGGACCTGGATGCGGTAGGTCTCCACCGCGTTGGCGCGGGCGGACAGTGACAACGCCCCGCTCTCCGTCCCCTCGCCGGACAGGCTGAGGCTGGCCTGCGGCAGGCCGGCGATGGTGAGGCGATACTGCCGCTCGGTCAGCGACATGTTGGCGATCTTGATGGTGTAGGCGTTCTGGATGCGCCCGTCGCTGAGCGTCACGAACAGCGGCGCCCGGTCGCGCAGCACGGCGACGTCGTTGCTGGGCTTCAGCGCCAGCGCGATGGCCATCACCCCGCCGACCACCACCAGCATCAGCCCGTAGACGATGGTGCGCGGCCGGATCAGACGATAGCGGGGCGGTGGCGGGGCGGCCGTCGCCATTTGTGTGGCCGCCTGGGCTGTCGCGGCGGCCTTGGCCGCTTGGGCGGTCAAGGTGTCGAAGCGGATCAGGTCGCCCGGCCGGCCGATGCGCGCCATCACGTCGTTGCAGGCGTCCACGCACAGGCCGCAGCCGATGCATTCCATCTGGATGCCGTCGCGGATGTCGATGCCGGTCGGGCAGACCTGGACGCAGTGCCCGCAGTCGATGCAGTCGCCCAGCCCCTGGTGGGTGCGGGTGTCCCAGCCCTCGCTCTTGCGCAGCGGCGCGCGGCCCTCGCCCCGCCACTCCTGATAGGTGACGACCATGCTCTCCTCGTCCAGCATGGCGGCCTGGATGCGCGGCCAGGGGCAGACATAGAAGCACATCTGTTCGCGCATGAAGCCGGCCATCGCATAGGTGCAGGCGGCGACGAACAGCACCGACCCGGCGGCGAGCGCCGAGGCGTCGAAGCGCAGCAGGTCGATGGCCAGGGTCGGCGCGTCGGTCAGATAGGCGATGCCGAGGAAGCCGGTGACGATGGAAATCGCCAGCCACGCCCCATGTTTGACGGTCTTCTTCGCCAGCCAGCCGGCGGTCCAGGGATGCCGGTCGAGCCGGATGCGGTCGCCGCGGTCACCCTCCACCCGCCGTTCGACCCAGACGAACAGGTCGGTCCAAACCGTCTGCGGGCAGGTGAAGCCGCACCAGACCCGCCCGCCGATGGCGGTGGCCAGGAACAGCCCGATGGCGGCGATGATCATCACCCCGGTGATGTAATAGACATGCTGCGGCCACAACTGAAGAGCGAAGATGTAGAAGCGCTGGCCACTGAGATCGAACAGCACCGCCTGGTCGGGCAGGCCCGGTCCGCGATCCCAGCGCAGCCAGGGCAGCAGAGCGAACAGCGCCAGCAGGACCGCGCCCAGCAGCGACTTCACCCGTCGGAACCGTCCGCGCACCGCCTTGGGATGGATCTTGCGGTGGGGCGCATAGGCTGGTGGTGGAGCCGGGGGCGGGGGGGCCTCGGCATGGTCGGGGCGGCGGGTGATGACGGGAGCATCGCTGGGCATGGGTCACCTGGCAGGAGGGAGGCGGGCGGGCCGCTCCTCCATGTCCGGCAGGCGTATGGAGCGGCGGTCATCCGGCGATGAGGTTTGTATGGGATAAATGTATGGATTACGCAATCTGAATGTATGGCTTCCGGCGAGTAATCCGGCCCTGTGCGGCAGTTTGACGCAATAATGTACGGATTTCTCGGGTTAGGGAATACATACAATATGATGGGTTGCCGTTGGCTTCCGCCATTGTATGGAAGTGGGCTTGCGGTCGGCGGGTATTGCCGAGGCGGATTCGCGGTGCACATTGCCGTCGACAGGAAACGACGATGCGGCAAGGCACATGAGCGGAAAGTCGGGCAAGGGGCTGTCGGGTAAGGGAATGGCGGGCAAGGACAGCCGGAATCCCTGCATCGGCCTCTGCCGATTCGCAGCGAACGGCGCCTGCCTCGGCTGCCACCGCACCAAGGCGGAGGTGAAGGGGTGGAAGCGGCTGAGCGACGCGGCGAAGGCGGCGGTCAATCGGCGACTCCGCCAAACTTTGGCTCAGGAAAACGGGCAGGTCATCCAGAGCGAACAGGGGGAGGCGCCGCCGAAGCGGTTGCGCAAGCTCGACCGCAAGATCGGCAAGCTGGAAGCGAAACTTGCCCTTCTGCGCACCGAGCGCGACCGCATGGCGAGGCCCGGCCCGACCGGATAGGCGGAAACGGACGGTTGCGGGGGCCCTACAGCCGGGCGCGTGTGCTGCGTGGGGTGTTCAGCAGAAGGTTGGTCTCGCTGGTGGTGATGCCGGGGATCAGGCGGATGCGGCGCAGCACCCCGTCGAATTCCGGCAGGCTGGCGGCCGACAGCTCGACGATCAGATCCCAGCGCCCGTTTGTGCTGTGGATCTCCATGATCTCGGGGAAGCCGCTGAGCGTCCGCACGACGCGGTCGGTGGCCTGCCCCTCCACCTCGATCAGCATGATGCCGCGCACCGGCGCCTCCACCGTGTCGGCGCGCAGAATCACGGTGTAGCCGATGATGATGCCGGATCTTTCCAGCCGCTCCATTCGCGACCGCACCGTCGCCCGCGACACCCCCAGCTCGATGGCGAGGTCGGAGACGCTGCGCCGGCCGTCATGCCGCAGCAGGGTGATCAACCTCTCATCGAACTGGTCAATCGTCATCGGTCCCGGTCATCCGCCATTCCGGCAAGCCTTACTGTTCGATTTGATAAGCTGAATGGCCGCTTCTGTCAAATTGCCCTGTCCGTTCCGCCGCCATTCCATGGTCTTCTGTCGGTGGGAACAGGGAAGAGACCGAATGATGTCCTACCATAAGACCAAGACGAAGCAATGCCGGCTGGTCGGCGTGCCGGTGCAGGATGGCGCGGGGCGGCTTGGCTGCGAGATGGGGCCCAGCGCCTACCGCACCGCCGGCATCGCGCGGGCGCTGTCGGACCTCGGCCACGGCGTGACCGACCTCGGCAATATCACCCCGCTGCCGCAGCGGCCGATGGCGCATGGCAACGCCGCGCTGAAGTTCCTTCCGGAGGTGGCGGGCTGGACCGCCGCCCTGTCCAAGGTGGCCTATGAGGCGAGCGCCGGGCGGGACGCCATGCCGATCTTCCTGGGTGGCGACCACAGCCTTGCCGCCGGCACCCTGACCGGGCTGGCGCGGCGGGCCGCCGGGATGGGGCGCCCGCTGTTCGTGCTGTGGCTGGACGCCCATCCGGACTTCCACACGCTGGAAACGTCTGAGAGCGGCAATCTGCATGGCGTGCCGATGGCCTATGCCACCGGGCGCGCCGGTTTCGACGGCTATTTCCCACCGCCGCCGGGCCTGCTTGATCCCGCCAATGTCTGCATGATGGGCATCCGCAGCGTCGATCCGGCCGAGCGGCGGGCGCTGGAGACTTCGGGCATCGCCATCCATGACATGCGCAAGATCGACGAGCATGGCATCGTCGCCCTGCTGCGCCCGTTCCTGGAGCGGGTGGCGGCGGCGGACGGGCTGCTGCATGTCAGCCTGGATGTCGATTTCCTCGATCCCGGCATAGCACCCGGCGTCGGCACCACGGTTCCCGGCGGCGCCACCTTCCGCGAGGCGCATCTGGTCATGGAGATGCTGCACGACAGCGGTCTGGTCAGCAGCGTCGATCTGGTGGAACTGAACCCCTTCCTCGACGAACGCGGGCGGACCGCGATCTTGATGGTGGAACTGCTGGCGAGCCTGATGGGGCGCCGCGTTCTCGATTACCCGACCCGCAGCTTTTGAGCGACTGGAGCATTCGGCCATGATCCCGAACCTGAACCTCGTGCCCTTCGTCAGTGTCGATCATATGATGAAGCTGGTGCTGCACATCGGCGTGGAGCGCTTCCTGACCGAGCTTTCCGCTTATGTCGAGGAGGATTTCCGCCGCTGGGAGAGCTTCGACAAGACGCCGCGCGTGGCCTCCCACAGCGCCGACGGCGTGATCGAGCTGATGCCGACCAGCGATGGCCGCACCTATGGCTTCAAATATGTCAATGGCCATCCGAAGAACACGCGGGAGGGCCGGCAGACCGTCACCGCCTTCGGCGTGCTGGCCGATGTCGGCACCGGCTATCCGCTGCTGATGACGGAGATGACCATCCTGACGGCGCTGCGCACCGCCGCCACCTCGGCCGTCGCGGCGAAGCATCTGGCGCCGAAGGATGCCACCTGCATGGCGATCATCGGCAACGGGGCGCAGGCGGAATTCCAGGCGCTCGCCTTCAAGGCGCTGCTGGGCATAGCCAAGCTGCGGCTCTATGACATCGACCCGGCCGCCACCCGCAAATGCCTGCGCAACCTGCGCGGCCTGGGCTTCGAGATCACCGCCTGCGGCTCGACCGAGGAGGCGGTGGAGGGCGCGCAAATCATCACCACGGTCACCGCCGACAAGCAATACGCCACCATCCTGACCGACAACATGGTCGGCGCCGGTGTGCACATCAACGCGGTCGGTGGTGATTGCCCCGGCAAGACGGAGCTGCACCGCGACATCCTGCTGCGCTCCGACATCTTCGTCGAATATCCGCCGCAGACCCGGATCGAGGGTGAGATCCAGCAGTTGCCCGCCGATCACCCGGTGACGGAGCTTTGGAGGGTGATGACCGGTCAGGCGACCGGCCGGCGCGACGCGCGGCGGATCACGCTGTTCGATTCGGTGGGATTCGCGACGGAGGATTTCTCCGCCCTGCGCTATGTCCGCGACAAGGTGGCGGGCACGGGATTCTATGAGACTTTGGACATGCTGGCCGATCCGGACGAGCCGCGCGACCTGTTCGGCATGATCCTGCGGGCGGCGAAGCCGGCTCCGGTCGGCGCGATGGCTTGAAAATCGCCCTCTCTCGGGGCGGGAGAGGGGCTTATCCCAACGGCTTTTGATCCTGACAGGTCAGGATCAAAAGCTTCGGCGGCATGGGCCGCCGCCGCGCCAGTCGGCGCGGATACCAGCGGTCATTATCAATGACCGCTGGTATTATCCCTCGCCCTCCGCCAGCGCCTGCTCCGCGCTCAGCTCCTCCAAATCCAGCTCCGCCTCCAGCCGGTGGAGCACCGTGTCGTGGATGCGGCCGCCACGGTGCAGCCCCAGGATCTCGGCACGGGCGGCGCGGTTGGCGGCCAGTACCGCGGCGAAATGCTCGCGCCGGTCCTCCGCCAGCATGCCTTCGCTCTCGTGGAACCGCTCGGCCATGGTGGCGCGGTGGTTGTATTGTTCGAGCAGGCGGGGATGGCGCTGGCGCCCGTCCTCCGCGTGCGAGCGGCCGCGCACCGCCGCCAGCGCCGCGCGGGCCATGCGGATGCGGGCTTCCGATTCCGACAGGGTCGGCTGCCGTTCCAACGTGAAGCCGCCCAGCCGCATCATGCGGATCAGCGGGGCCAGCGTCGTCGCCTGCACCAGGATCGACACCAGGATCACCGCCCAGGTGGTCGCCAGGATGATGTCGCGGCCGGGGAACTCCGCCGGCACCGACAGGGCGACGGCGAGGCTGACCACGCCGCGGATCGCCGCCCAGCCCATGATCGTCGGCACCGCCACCGACGGGTAGGGATCGCGCCGCCGCAAGGCCGGAAACAGGAAGCGGGGCACATAGGTCGAGGGGAAGAGCCAGGCGAAGCGGGACAGCACCATCGCCAGGGTGACGGCGGCGATCATCGGCAAGAGGTCGGTCAGGCCGCCCCCGGCCGCCTCCAGCCGG
Encoded here:
- a CDS encoding ROK family transcriptional regulator, which gives rise to MRGGDTTGLRAYNERLVMHALLQAGMLSKAEIARETGLSGQAASVIVNRLLEDGLLVKLDKVRGQVGQPSTPIAPNPEGAYSLGVKIGRRSVEAILINLLGEELGASRVRYDAPLPDPTIATAIAQAVGLLAHLSPAARSRVVGLGVAMPDEIHAWSAELGLAPGALDGWRDADIAGAFARETGLPVTLYNDAAAACAAEMIAGHAITSRSALYIYLGTFIGGGVVLDGRLYRGEQGNAGAIGSMPTGPTGQNGRGERPGQLIHSASIFLLERDLEAAGIDPSAALSAALPDGSGERADAVFDAWAETACAELSRAVVSALGVIDFQEVVVDGFLPPSWRDRFTQRLSAAVERFNRSGLKAAPVMAGSIGPLARVLGAAMLPLKARFSPDTDLLVRSGMARDFA
- a CDS encoding PLP-dependent aminotransferase family protein is translated as MTMGSIQSGPEDQSRQPEPSDSGLWQPDLSGRAKPVYLAIADALADDIAIGRLAAGQRLPPQRLLADRLGLDLTTVSRAYGEARRRGLLDARVGHGSFVSAQAGPARGAPPDGGPVPPALSPTAPAAVSTAMLIDMTMNQPPLPDAPELLDRVRRGLAEAMRRLDPQTLLRYPEAGAGLPAGEEDRAAGARWLGKRLPDLGDAGRGDAGTGDTGRIVVCPGTQSALLALLGMLTRPGDTVCTEALTYPGFKAIARQLGLRVVGVAMDCEGLDPDALSATVAAHAPKLLYCTPTLHNPTTATLPLERRAAIAAIARSHALPIIEDDIYGVLPQDAPPPIAALAPDMTFHVVGLAKCVAPGLRIAYVAAPDRRQATRLVAAQRATILGTPPIPAAVATRWIADGTADALLTAIRAEASARQRMARELLPAAALTTHGQAFHLWLTLPPGWTRGEFAAFLRGHGIAAAVSDMFLTGGPAPESLRICLGAPVGRADCRRMLDILADALDQSPALAGIVI
- the ccoG gene encoding cytochrome c oxidase accessory protein CcoG, coding for MPSDAPVITRRPDHAEAPPPPAPPPAYAPHRKIHPKAVRGRFRRVKSLLGAVLLALFALLPWLRWDRGPGLPDQAVLFDLSGQRFYIFALQLWPQHVYYITGVMIIAAIGLFLATAIGGRVWCGFTCPQTVWTDLFVWVERRVEGDRGDRIRLDRHPWTAGWLAKKTVKHGAWLAISIVTGFLGIAYLTDAPTLAIDLLRFDASALAAGSVLFVAACTYAMAGFMREQMCFYVCPWPRIQAAMLDEESMVVTYQEWRGEGRAPLRKSEGWDTRTHQGLGDCIDCGHCVQVCPTGIDIRDGIQMECIGCGLCVDACNDVMARIGRPGDLIRFDTLTAQAAKAAATAQAATQMATAAPPPPRYRLIRPRTIVYGLMLVVVGGVMAIALALKPSNDVAVLRDRAPLFVTLSDGRIQNAYTIKIANMSLTERQYRLTIAGLPQASLSLSGEGTESGALSLSARANAVETYRIQVRVPRTALPASSTPVVVMLAPDAGAGQPARHDSVFLAP
- a CDS encoding DUF1289 domain-containing protein, translated to MSGKSGKGLSGKGMAGKDSRNPCIGLCRFAANGACLGCHRTKAEVKGWKRLSDAAKAAVNRRLRQTLAQENGQVIQSEQGEAPPKRLRKLDRKIGKLEAKLALLRTERDRMARPGPTG
- a CDS encoding Lrp/AsnC family transcriptional regulator, which translates into the protein MDQFDERLITLLRHDGRRSVSDLAIELGVSRATVRSRMERLERSGIIIGYTVILRADTVEAPVRGIMLIEVEGQATDRVVRTLSGFPEIMEIHSTNGRWDLIVELSAASLPEFDGVLRRIRLIPGITTSETNLLLNTPRSTRARL
- the rocF gene encoding arginase — encoded protein: MSYHKTKTKQCRLVGVPVQDGAGRLGCEMGPSAYRTAGIARALSDLGHGVTDLGNITPLPQRPMAHGNAALKFLPEVAGWTAALSKVAYEASAGRDAMPIFLGGDHSLAAGTLTGLARRAAGMGRPLFVLWLDAHPDFHTLETSESGNLHGVPMAYATGRAGFDGYFPPPPGLLDPANVCMMGIRSVDPAERRALETSGIAIHDMRKIDEHGIVALLRPFLERVAAADGLLHVSLDVDFLDPGIAPGVGTTVPGGATFREAHLVMEMLHDSGLVSSVDLVELNPFLDERGRTAILMVELLASLMGRRVLDYPTRSF
- a CDS encoding ornithine cyclodeaminase, giving the protein MIPNLNLVPFVSVDHMMKLVLHIGVERFLTELSAYVEEDFRRWESFDKTPRVASHSADGVIELMPTSDGRTYGFKYVNGHPKNTREGRQTVTAFGVLADVGTGYPLLMTEMTILTALRTAATSAVAAKHLAPKDATCMAIIGNGAQAEFQALAFKALLGIAKLRLYDIDPAATRKCLRNLRGLGFEITACGSTEEAVEGAQIITTVTADKQYATILTDNMVGAGVHINAVGGDCPGKTELHRDILLRSDIFVEYPPQTRIEGEIQQLPADHPVTELWRVMTGQATGRRDARRITLFDSVGFATEDFSALRYVRDKVAGTGFYETLDMLADPDEPRDLFGMILRAAKPAPVGAMA